A genomic region of Oryza glaberrima chromosome 1, OglaRS2, whole genome shotgun sequence contains the following coding sequences:
- the LOC127774070 gene encoding ultraviolet-B receptor UVR8 isoform X1 → MNGRGGGGGGGVGVVGAGGEEQMEMEEDGAGLRARVAAGRKERVVLMWGYLPGVSPQRSPLLGPVPVRLPAAAGGDGWRDVCGGGCRFAMAISESGKLLTWGSADDMGQSYVTAGKHEETPEAFPLPSDVAIVRADAGWAHCVAITDEGDVYTWGWKECVPTGRVISDQSSGGTLEKDERQSAIAADQVSPRSQVSRTSSGAASGPSESRGTDDSTKRRRLSSTKHAPESSTSSDENLSAPPCVVTFNTGVKIMAVAAGGRHTLALSASDLGQVWGWGYGGEGQLGLGSRIRTVSSPHPIPCIESALYSKDRPAAMKGNKSAEAQISKVMGNCVKAIACGGRHSAVVTDSGALLTFGWGLYGQCGQGNTDDVLSPTCVSSILGVKMQDIGAGLWHTVCTSVDGDVYSFGGNQFGQLGTGSDQAETVPKLVDASSLENKNARAVSCGARHSAIITDEGEVFCWGWNKYGQLGLGDSMDRNVPCSVPVDAYHPLNVSCGWWHTLVLAESPT, encoded by the exons ATgaacggccgcggcggcggcggaggcggaggcgtgggggtggtgggagcgggaggcgaggagcagatggagatggaggaggacggcgccgggCTTCGCGCGCGGGTTGCTGCGGGGAGGAAGGAGCGGGTGGTGCTTATGTGGGGGTACCTCCCCGGCGTCTCGCCGCAGCGCTCCCCGCTGCTCGGGCCCGTACCCGTGAGGCTaccggccgcggcgggcggcgatggGTGGAGGGACGTATGCGGAGGCGGCTGCCGCTTCGCCATGGCCATCTCAG AGTCTGGTAAACTCCTCACTTGGGGTTCTGCTGATGATATGGGCCAAAGCTATGTGACTGCCGGGAAGCATGAG GAAACTCCAGAAGCTTTTCCACTTCCTAGTGACGTGGCAATAGTGAGAGCTGATGCTGGATGGGCTCATTGTGTTGCAATAACTG ATGAAGGGGATGTCTATACATGGGGTTGGAAAGAATGTGTTCCAACAGGAAGGGTCATTTCTGACCAATCTTCAGGTGGAACTTTGGAAAAAGATGAAAGACAGAGTGCGATTGCCGCTGACCAAG TGAGCCCCAGGTCGCAGGTGTCTAGGACAAGTAGCGGAGCAGCATCTGGTCCTTCTGAAAGTAGAGGTACTGATGATAGCACGAAGAGACGAAGGTTGTCTTCAACCAAACATGCACCCGAAAGTTCAACGTCCAGTGATGAAAACCTTTCAGCACCCCCTTGTGTAGTGACATTTAATACAGGAGTTAAAATAATGGCAGTAGCTGCTGGTGGTCGTCATACATTAGCACTATCAG CTTCAGATTTAGGCCAAGTATGGGGTTGGGGCTATGGAGGAGAAGGGCAACTAGGCCTGGGTTCTAGAATCCGGACTGTTTCCTCTCCACATCCTATCCCGTGCATTGAATCAGCATTGTACAGCAAAGATCGGCCAGCAGCTATGAAAGGAAACAAAAGTGCTGAAGCGCAGATTAGCAAAGTCATGGGAAATTGCGTGAAGGCCATTGCATGTGGGGGTCGCCACAGTGCTGTAGTAACAG ATTCAGGAGCACTACTTACATTTGGATGGGGACTGTACGGACAG TGTGGACAAGGAAACACAGATGATGTTTTAAGTCCAACGTGTGTATCGTCTATCCTGGGAGTCAAGATGCAAGACATTGGTGCAGGGCTGTGGCACACTGTATGCACATCTGTAGATGGCGATGTCTATTCCTTCGGGGGAAACCAGTTTGGGCAGCTGGGCACTGGTTCTGATCAAGCTGAG aCTGTACCAAAACTGGTAGATGCCTCAAGCTTGGAGAATAAGAATGCACGAGCTGTTTCTTGTGGAGCTCGTCATAGTGCAATAATAACTG ATGAAGGCGAGGTCTTCTGCTGGGGATGGAACAAGTACGGACAG CTCGGTCTCGGCGATTCCATGGACAGAAACGTGCCTTGCAGTGTTCCTGTCGACGCATACCACCCACTGAATGTGTCGTGCGGTTGGTGGCACACCTTGGTGCTCGCGGAGTCCCCTACTTAA
- the LOC127774070 gene encoding ultraviolet-B receptor UVR8 isoform X2, which produces MNGRGGGGGGGVGVVGAGGEEQMEMEEDGAGLRARVAAGRKERVVLMWGYLPGVSPQRSPLLGPVPVRLPAAAGGDGWRDVCGGGCRFAMAISESGKLLTWGSADDMGQSYVTAGKHEETPEAFPLPSDVAIVRADAGWAHCVAITDEGDVYTWGWKECVPTGRVISDQSSGGTLEKDERQSAIAADQVSPRSQVSRTSSGAASGPSESRGTDDSTKRRRLSSTKHAPESSTSSDENLSAPPCVVTFNTGVKIMAVAAGGRHTLALSDLGQVWGWGYGGEGQLGLGSRIRTVSSPHPIPCIESALYSKDRPAAMKGNKSAEAQISKVMGNCVKAIACGGRHSAVVTDSGALLTFGWGLYGQCGQGNTDDVLSPTCVSSILGVKMQDIGAGLWHTVCTSVDGDVYSFGGNQFGQLGTGSDQAETVPKLVDASSLENKNARAVSCGARHSAIITDEGEVFCWGWNKYGQLGLGDSMDRNVPCSVPVDAYHPLNVSCGWWHTLVLAESPT; this is translated from the exons ATgaacggccgcggcggcggcggaggcggaggcgtgggggtggtgggagcgggaggcgaggagcagatggagatggaggaggacggcgccgggCTTCGCGCGCGGGTTGCTGCGGGGAGGAAGGAGCGGGTGGTGCTTATGTGGGGGTACCTCCCCGGCGTCTCGCCGCAGCGCTCCCCGCTGCTCGGGCCCGTACCCGTGAGGCTaccggccgcggcgggcggcgatggGTGGAGGGACGTATGCGGAGGCGGCTGCCGCTTCGCCATGGCCATCTCAG AGTCTGGTAAACTCCTCACTTGGGGTTCTGCTGATGATATGGGCCAAAGCTATGTGACTGCCGGGAAGCATGAG GAAACTCCAGAAGCTTTTCCACTTCCTAGTGACGTGGCAATAGTGAGAGCTGATGCTGGATGGGCTCATTGTGTTGCAATAACTG ATGAAGGGGATGTCTATACATGGGGTTGGAAAGAATGTGTTCCAACAGGAAGGGTCATTTCTGACCAATCTTCAGGTGGAACTTTGGAAAAAGATGAAAGACAGAGTGCGATTGCCGCTGACCAAG TGAGCCCCAGGTCGCAGGTGTCTAGGACAAGTAGCGGAGCAGCATCTGGTCCTTCTGAAAGTAGAGGTACTGATGATAGCACGAAGAGACGAAGGTTGTCTTCAACCAAACATGCACCCGAAAGTTCAACGTCCAGTGATGAAAACCTTTCAGCACCCCCTTGTGTAGTGACATTTAATACAGGAGTTAAAATAATGGCAGTAGCTGCTGGTGGTCGTCATACATTAGCACTATCAG ATTTAGGCCAAGTATGGGGTTGGGGCTATGGAGGAGAAGGGCAACTAGGCCTGGGTTCTAGAATCCGGACTGTTTCCTCTCCACATCCTATCCCGTGCATTGAATCAGCATTGTACAGCAAAGATCGGCCAGCAGCTATGAAAGGAAACAAAAGTGCTGAAGCGCAGATTAGCAAAGTCATGGGAAATTGCGTGAAGGCCATTGCATGTGGGGGTCGCCACAGTGCTGTAGTAACAG ATTCAGGAGCACTACTTACATTTGGATGGGGACTGTACGGACAG TGTGGACAAGGAAACACAGATGATGTTTTAAGTCCAACGTGTGTATCGTCTATCCTGGGAGTCAAGATGCAAGACATTGGTGCAGGGCTGTGGCACACTGTATGCACATCTGTAGATGGCGATGTCTATTCCTTCGGGGGAAACCAGTTTGGGCAGCTGGGCACTGGTTCTGATCAAGCTGAG aCTGTACCAAAACTGGTAGATGCCTCAAGCTTGGAGAATAAGAATGCACGAGCTGTTTCTTGTGGAGCTCGTCATAGTGCAATAATAACTG ATGAAGGCGAGGTCTTCTGCTGGGGATGGAACAAGTACGGACAG CTCGGTCTCGGCGATTCCATGGACAGAAACGTGCCTTGCAGTGTTCCTGTCGACGCATACCACCCACTGAATGTGTCGTGCGGTTGGTGGCACACCTTGGTGCTCGCGGAGTCCCCTACTTAA
- the LOC127760671 gene encoding probable methyltransferase PMT11: protein MKPLGAHGADLLCGPRVLRAAALAFACAAAFLVGYHWSDSSPRLLFFSSTASSSSSPLLSTGSPSVAVSPNANLSFDPSLIPTPAASAPPASPTANASPPPSLPPPPPPLRPPPPPARLGIVGEDGAMRDDFDVGGGGANDTDLAATDEALPQEPTDAGPAVGSRVRIGRFPVCPESMREYIPCLDNEEEIRRLPSTERGERFERHCPAKDKGLSCLVPAPKGYKAPIPWPRSRDEVWFSNVPHTRLVDDKGGQNWISKAKDKFRFPGGGTQFIHGANQYLDQISQMVPDIAFGSHTRVALDVGCGVASFGAYLLSRDVLTLSIAPKDVHENQIQFALERGVPAMAAAFATHRLLYPSQAFDLIHCSRCRINWTHDDGILLLEVNRMLRAGGYFAWAAQPVYKHEEAQQEAWKEMEDLTARLCWELVKKEGYIAMWRKPLNSSCYMNRDPGVKPALCDPDDNPDDVWYVNLKACISRLPENGDGPTPFPWPARLMEPPKRLEGVEMDAHSSKKELFKAETKFWDDIVEGYIRVFKWRKFKLRNVLDMRAGFGGFAAALINRKLDCWVMNVVPVSEPNTLPVIYDRGLLGVAHDWCEPFDTYPRTYDLLHAFSLFSKEQKRCNISSILLEMDRILRPGGRAYIRDLKQVVQDVKEITTAMGWRSIMRDTAEGPYASRKVLMCDKPMVR from the exons atGAAGCCCCTGGGCGCGCACGGCGCCGACCTGCTCTGCGGCCCGCGCGTCCTCCGCGCTGCggccctcgccttcgcctgcgccgccgccttcctcgtcgGCTACCACTGGTCCGACTCCTCCCCGCGCctgctcttcttctcctccaccgcctcctcctcctcctcgccgctcctCTCCACCGGCTCCCCTTCCGTCGCCGTCTCCCCCAACGCCAACCTCTCCTTCGACCCCTCCCTGATCCCCACCcctgccgcctccgcgccgcctgcTTCTCCTACTGCCAATGCCTCGCCCCCaccttcgctgccgccgcctcctcctcccctccgcccccctccccctcccgcccgCCTCGGCAtcgtcggcgaggacggcgcgaTGCGCGACGActtcgacgtcggcggcggcggcgccaacgaCACCGATCTGGCCGCCACCGACGAGGCCCTGCCGCAGGAGCCGACCGACGCGGGCCCCGCCGTCGGGAGCAGGGTTCGGATTGGGAGGTTCCCGGTTTGTCCTGAGAGCATGAGGGAGTACATACCCTGCCTCGACAACGAGGAAGAGATCAGGAGGCTGCCCTCGACGGAGCGTGGCGAGCGGTTCGAGCGGCACTGCCCTGCCAAGGACAAGGGTCTGAGCTGCCTCGTGCCGGCACCCAAGGGGTATAAGGCACCCATTCCTTGGCCTCGGAGCAGAGATGAG GTATGGTTTAGCAATGTACCTCACACGCGGTTGGTTGATGACAAAGGAGGGCAGAATTGGATTAGTAAAGCTAAGGATAAATTTAGATTTCCTGGAGGAGGAACTCAATTTATCCATGGAGCAAATCAATACCTGGATCAGATTTCTCAA ATGGTACCAGATATTGCATTTGGCTCTCACACTAGAGTTGCCCTGGATGTTGGCTGTGGAGTAGCAAGTTTTGGTGCATACTTACTTTCACGTGATGTGTTGACATTATCCATAGCTCCCAAAGACGTTCATGAGAATCAGATACAGTTTGCTCTTGAGCGTGGTGTGCCTGCAATGGCAGCAGCATTTGCGACACACCGATTACTATATCCCAGTCAAGCATTTGACTTAATCCATTGTTCACGCTGCCGAATAAATTGGACCCACGATG ATGGAATCCTGCTTCTGGAGGTTAATAGAATGCTCAGAGCCGGCGGTTATTTTGCTTGGGCAGCACAGCCTGTTTATAAGCATGAAGAGGCTCAGCAAGAAGCATGGAAAG AGATGGAAGACCTCACTGCAAGACTCTGTTGGGAGCTTGTGAAGAAAGAGGGATATATTGCTATGTGGAGGAAACCATTAAATAGCTCATGCTACATGAACCGTGACCCTGGGGTCAAACCTGCACTTTGTGATCCTGATGATAATCCAGATGATGTCTG GTATGTCAATCTGAAAGCATGTATCAGCCGGCTTCCTGAAAACGGTGATGGGCCGACTCCCTTTCCATGGCCTGCACGTTTAATGGAGCCACCAAAAAGGCTtgaaggtgttgaaatggatgCACACTCATCAAAGAAGGAGCTTTTCAAAGCAGAAACCAAATTTTGGGATGACATTGTTGAAGGTTATATTCGTGTTTTTAAGTGGAGAAAGTTCAAACTCCGGAATGTATTGGACATGAGGGCTGGATTTGGAGG GTTTGCAGCTGCATTGATTAATCGTAAACTTGATTGCTGGGTGATGAATGTTGTTCCTGTTAGTGAGCCAAACACACTACCTGTAATCTATGACCGGGGACTTCTTGGAGTGGCTCATGACTG GTGTGAACCATTTGATACATATCCAAGGACATATGATCTGCTCCATGCGTTTAGCCTATTCTCGAAGGAACAGAAAAG